The following proteins come from a genomic window of Burkholderia stabilis:
- the minE gene encoding cell division topological specificity factor MinE, protein MSILSFLLGEKKKSASVAKERLQLIIAHERVGGRPPADYLPALQKELVAVISKYVHISNDDIRVSLERQDDLEVLEVKIEIPQA, encoded by the coding sequence ATGTCCATCCTTTCGTTTCTCCTCGGCGAGAAGAAAAAGTCCGCATCGGTCGCGAAGGAGCGCCTGCAGCTCATCATCGCGCACGAGCGGGTCGGCGGCCGGCCGCCGGCCGATTACCTGCCGGCGCTGCAGAAGGAGCTGGTCGCGGTCATCTCGAAGTACGTCCATATTTCGAACGATGACATCCGCGTCAGCCTCGAGCGCCAGGACGATCTCGAAGTCCTCGAAGTGAAGATCGAGATCCCGCAAGCCTGA